A region from the Prionailurus viverrinus isolate Anna chromosome E2, UM_Priviv_1.0, whole genome shotgun sequence genome encodes:
- the TMEM208 gene encoding transmembrane protein 208 isoform X2: MAPKGKVGTRGKKQIFEENRETLKFYLRIILGANAIYCLVTLVFFYSSASFWAWMALGFSLAVYGASYHSMSSMARAAFSEDGALMDGGMDLNMEQGMAEHLKDVILLTAIVQVLSCFSLYIWSFWLLAPGRALYLLWVNVLGPWFTADSGTPAPEHNEKRQRRQERRQMKRL, from the exons ATGGCG CCCAAGGGCAAAGTGGGCACGAGAGGGAAGAAGCAGATATTTGAAGAGAACAGAGAGACTCTGAAGTTCTATTTGCGGATCATACTGGGGGCAAAT GCCATTTACTGTCTTGTGACCTTGGTGTTCTTCTACTCATCTGCCTCATTTTGGGCCTGG ATGGCCCTGGGCTTTAGCCTGGCAGTATATGGGGCCAGCTACCACTCTATGAGCTCAATGGCACGGGCAGCCTTTTCTGAGGATGGGGCCCTGATGGATGGTGGAATGGATCTCAACATGGAGCAGGGCATGGCAGA GCACCTTAAGGATGTGATTCTACTGACAGCCATCGTGCAAGTGCTCAGCTGCTTCTCCCTCTACATCTGGTCCTTCTGGCTTCTG GCTCCGGGCCGGGCCCTTTACCTTCTGTGGGTGAATGTGTTGGGCCCTTGGTTCACAGCAGACAGTGGCACCCCAGCACCAGAGCACAATGAGAAACGGCAACGCCGACAGGAGCGGCGGCAGATGAAGCGGTTATAG
- the TMEM208 gene encoding transmembrane protein 208 isoform X1 — MAPKGKVGTRGKKQIFEENRETLKFYLRIILGANAIYCLVTLVFFYSSASFWAWMALGFSLAVYGASYHSMSSMARAAFSEDGALMDGGMDLNMEQGMADLLSIHRHLKDVILLTAIVQVLSCFSLYIWSFWLLAPGRALYLLWVNVLGPWFTADSGTPAPEHNEKRQRRQERRQMKRL, encoded by the exons ATGGCG CCCAAGGGCAAAGTGGGCACGAGAGGGAAGAAGCAGATATTTGAAGAGAACAGAGAGACTCTGAAGTTCTATTTGCGGATCATACTGGGGGCAAAT GCCATTTACTGTCTTGTGACCTTGGTGTTCTTCTACTCATCTGCCTCATTTTGGGCCTGG ATGGCCCTGGGCTTTAGCCTGGCAGTATATGGGGCCAGCTACCACTCTATGAGCTCAATGGCACGGGCAGCCTTTTCTGAGGATGGGGCCCTGATGGATGGTGGAATGGATCTCAACATGGAGCAGGGCATGGCAGA CCTCCTTTCTATTCACAGGCACCTTAAGGATGTGATTCTACTGACAGCCATCGTGCAAGTGCTCAGCTGCTTCTCCCTCTACATCTGGTCCTTCTGGCTTCTG GCTCCGGGCCGGGCCCTTTACCTTCTGTGGGTGAATGTGTTGGGCCCTTGGTTCACAGCAGACAGTGGCACCCCAGCACCAGAGCACAATGAGAAACGGCAACGCCGACAGGAGCGGCGGCAGATGAAGCGGTTATAG